From Micropterus dolomieu isolate WLL.071019.BEF.003 ecotype Adirondacks linkage group LG06, ASM2129224v1, whole genome shotgun sequence:
CAGAAAGCATGAGTTAAAATTCAATCCAAAgtcaagaaaattaaaaataatattaaattacgCAACTTTGGTTTTACTTATTGCATTTCACAAAGGTCTGTCAGATTAGACAGTTGGTTGATCAAAAATGAATTCGCATAGCGGTATTCATTTTCTGTATTGCGCATCCAGTGCAActggattaaattaaatacataataGTGAAAATCAAATGTCTATATTTGTTAATAGCTAAACTGTTTAATGTGTGTCACGGCTGAACGTCTaacaaaattgtattttacGCAGAGGTGACTCGCTGATTACGGATTACCATGAACCTTGATTCGTATGACTCATCATGGTGCAAACAAGAATCAGAAAATACAACATGTAGCTTTTGCCAGTTGTTTATAGAGTGGAGCTCTACCTGAAATGTCAGAGGAATCTCGTGCATTGTGGTGCAGATAGCCTTGATCCAAAGAGTAAGATGGCATTCCCGCGTGCAGAGCAGAAGAGGAGGTGCTGCTAGATGCCAGCGACTGCTGTTTGATGTATGAAGTTACGCCAGGTGAACTCCAGTGTGAGGCTGCATTTCCATAAGGAGACTGACAGTCCAAAGTGCCTGCCATGGCTGGGGAGGACTGCacggggctgctgctgctgtccgGGCAATAGTCCGCATTAGAGGCCACCTGACATGCGGCCATGTACGATGACCCGGAGCCTGATGACATATGTGGGACGTGATGCCCCCCTCCAAGTCCCTCGAAGACACCTGGCACTGTATTACCCATCAAGTCTATATTGTAGCTGTTGTGACATGCTAATGAGCCTGACGGTGATTGGAACTCAAAGTTTTGCGGCAGCATGGACGCACCAAACCCGATCCCATTCATCATCCTGTACATTGGTTTCAAAGCTTGGCATTTCCTACGGAACCCCCGGGGTCTGCGACGAAAGGAGCCCTCCTCGAACATAAACTCACTACTCGGGTCGATGGTCCAGTAGTGCCCCTTGCCCGGTCTACCGAGACCCTTAGGCAGCTTTATAAAACACTCGTTCAGAGACAGGTTATGTCTGACGGAGTTTTTCCATCCCTGGTATGATCCCCTAAAGAAGGGGAAGCGGGCCTGCAGGAACTGATAGATTTCACTCAATGTGAGCCTTTTGGTCGGTGAACTTTGAATTGCCATCACAATAAGGGCAATATATGAGTAAGGAGGCTTTTCAGGGCGCCTCAAGCCAGAATTTCCTTTTTTCCATTTGGTTGATGCATTCTGCGGGCTCTCCATCACCGGCTGTGCGCTCAGCAGAGCTGCATTCAGAGCACCGGCCGCTGGACTGGAGCGCAGAGGATTAGATGGATCCAAATGTTGCTTGGAGCTCTCGGTCGTCATGGTTGCGCCTCTTCCGTCTACTATGGGGGCTCTGAAATGCGACCAACTCGTCCTATGTTTTAAATGTTCCCTACTGCGACAATTTAAAGGTCAGTGTCCCTCTGCGATGCTCGGCACGTTTATTACGTGAAAATCAAGAAACACCagctgctgttcttccttgctCTCTATGTCCATCGCTGACAATAATCCCATAACAGAGGGGAAATAAAGCTCCTCGACTTTTCGTGCGCATATCCACCCGGCCAAACACAACTCGACCACCTATCAATTCTTAAATCTCTCTCTGCCCCTCTATCCCCCTCTATCCCTCCAAGAAATCGCCAGGAACTACTCCCTCCCCATCTGGCCAGGATCCAGACTAGAAGCCGGACACAGCGCAGTGGAGTAAGACAAATCTCCTCCCACGACTCACTTTCCAAAACACCTCTGAATACATTTGTCAGGCGAATATTTGGCAAGATAACTTGACAAACCATGAAATGCTTTAAAACGCATTAAAATGATTACGTTTGTCCTCATGTGGCTACCTTTACACGGTATAAAGATGTCTGCTAGTGGTGTTATTTAGGAAAGGTGTACGGGAGAAGGAATCCTGCAGGGTTCATTTGTTTGGGATCTGTTCGGGGTTAAGACTCTGACATGAGAGGAAGCATGCTTTTTCCATCAGAGCGTGCCAACGTGCCACACACAGCGCAAGTGTCGGTTTACCTCTTGCAGCCTGGATTATATCCCTGGAGAAATGAATTGATGAGAAACTAAATAAGCCGCAAGGAACTATTCAGGTTTTGAAACATTCGATTGTTTTTGTGCACAGTTTACTACTGGAATGCCCCTTTTGTGCCTTTGTGGAGTTTTACGCATGTCTGGTGTCATTACAGAGCAAGTCATCATTCTAAGGACGTGATATAATGTCCcatacagcagcaacacaacacaatcTACCCAGAATGTCAGCAACATCAAACCTGTAACCCTGCTGCGTCCAGGATGCACAGCTGGTTAAGGGGGAAATTTACTTTCTAGCCTCAGAAGAATGGGCCTACTTGCAGACATTTCTTCCTATTGTGGGTTCGAGTTGTGTTCGCTCAGGATGCACCATTTGTATAAACCCTTTCCTGCGCATGTGTGGTGACTGAGGCGACAGCTATTTGCAGCAccagacagaaaacataaataCTGGATGCCCCTATCCGGCAGCAGAAAGCTTCATGAACACTGAATATAAGGCAATTTCATACTGCATCATAAACTAAGAAAAAACAGAtactggttgttgttgttgttgttgttgttgttgttgttgttgttgttataattaTATGCAGTGCAGGCCTACACATGCTCTGTTATGAGGCAGTATATTTTTTGCCTAGCAAAAACTGGAAGAGCATCTTCTTCCTTATCAATTAAGAATGTATCTCTCAAAATGTGTACAACACAACAGTCTGCAAAGGTTAGTCAACATGAGGCTTTTACGCATAGAAAGAGGCTAGCGTATAGGCATACACTTGCAGCCCATCCCCAGAAGAGCTCTCTAAGAATTCTGCAAGGTGGAGTCACACGAACACACGCCCCGAGGATCTTTCTTTCATTGGCACATGACAGGTGTAGATGTCAGGTGCTGGTGGCTCCACCAGAACCGCTGACTACTTCCTAATTTAATCTAATGTTACAACAATAGAAAACGCAGACCATGAGTTACTTTTTATTTCGTTGTAAAGATTTTtaaagaaagacacacaaaaacagtcaaagtgcaatttgttttaacatttttgtgaaACAAACACCAACGTTAATGGTCAGTTCAGTAACATAAATTTACAACAAACAATTGTGTATAAAAGATCATATCCGATGAAGGGGTAAAGAGGGTGGGTGGGTACCAAAATAAGAAAGTGTAACACCTTTCCACCACAACAACGTTTAATCCCTTTTAACTCATCAGCAGTGCACAATGATGATTTTTAATCATCAAATAAAAAAGAGTCCGCATTTATTTGTGATGTCGCAAGTACGTAAAAGCAGGCCGTAGTCACAGGCATTTGACACATGCGCAGCAGAGGAGTCCATATGGCAGGGTGACTTGACGTATGGaaatgaggcaggtgtatttgaatGAGGCACCATTAGCTCAGTATTGCGCGGCCAGGTGAAGGCAGGGTGGAGCGGTAAATGTTCTTTGTGTGAGTCCCTCTTGAACGGCGTGCTGAGGATGCTATCTATAGCAAATGAACTGGTAAACTTGACACGTGAATCAGTCTTGGTGGCGGGTGCAGACTGCTGAACGCTCTGCGGCTCCACTGCGTGCTCGGACACCTCTGACTCCCTGCTGAACTTTTTATGAATGCGCTTTCTTCTGCGCCGGAACACCCCGTCAGCAAAGGTGTATTCGCTGCGAGGATTGAGCATCCAATAATTGTCTTTTCCCCAGGGCCTGGACGGGTCCCGGAGCACTTTGAGAAAGCAGTCATTTAAGGACAAGTTGTGTCGAACCGAGTTCCTCCAGCCGGTGTAGGTGCCTCTGAAGAACGGGAACTTTTTCATCAGGTAGTCGTTTATTTCAGCCAAAGTCAGACGTCCAGTGGTGGAGTCCCGGATAGCCATCGCGATAAGAGCGATGTACGAGAACGGGGGTTTGGGTCTCCGTGTGTACGGCTTGGATTTGGTGCTGGTGCATGGAGCAGGTGGAGGGCTGTGCGCCACGCAGTCCCCATCCGACCCCAGCTCCTCCTCAGCAGAAAGAGGAGAGCGCACACTCCCCTCTGCATCACTGGACATCTCGAAATGTTTCATGTCATAGTGGCTTCCACACAACACCTCCAACTTCATGCTTTTTGATGAGTTACCCTCTTTGATAGCGCTGTATAAGACCTATCCAATAAGATCTCCGCGTAAAGTCCGGAAGTGCGTCAAGAGGCGAAGTGCTTTGATTTGAATCCAATGGAGTCCTTTTTAGCTATCATACCTGCCCGAGCACTGAAGCCGTCTCACCTACAAATGTGTGTGAGCAGAAGTTTATAGCCGGTTCACCTCGGGACCAACCCAACGGGGCGGagttaaatgatttaaaaatatttggaGCGTCACAGAACATCTTCACATTGCGTGCATGATAGTCCATAATAAAACCATGGTCATAATAAACGTTTCATCATGACCCTATAATATAGTAtttataaaaaagtaaaagattAGGTTCACTGAAACCACATTAAGTGCAGCTTTATGACTGTCCCCACCTGTGAAATGTGATCTGGCTGACACCTTGGGACTATTTCACCTGAGACAACCAGGTGGCGTATGTTTCCTTTAGATTTGAAAGGTGTGGTGCCTGCAGGTAGCTCAGTATCATTTGTCAATTTCAGGCAGCATTGAAATTATTTGCATCCTAATTATACTGAATACAGTGTCCTGCACTATTTTTCCAGGTTGGATGGTAAGACTTATACAGAAAGAGATAAGATGCCCTCTATGCCAGCAGGGTATAGACATTGAAGTGCTCTCAAGATCTCTCACGTCAAAAGCCCTCTGCTTAGAAGTGCACTTCAGATGTTCATGCCAACTTAAACAGCCCACATAGAAACCactgttgttgtgtttctctctattaaaaacaaatagtaGGTTCTCCCTATAGTGAACAGTCCCAAAATAGCAGATTCACCTAACAAATTACTtcttgtgatttattttctttctgactGAACCATCTTGAGGTTTTGGATGACTTTGGGAGAGGGGGTCCCGCTCATGATGTGATTCCAAGGAAACAGAGAATTTATGACAACAAGGCCAACTAGCCTTTAATAGTTAATGCCAGTGTTTTATCCTCATTTAGTGCCACTCCACAGCCGGATATGTTCTCCTCCCACTCACTCCCTCAGGTTCATCTGGCAGTCATGCTGAACTCAAGAACTGTAGTCTTATTTCCTGAAAATTCTCAGACCAAATCATTTGTTTCATTGGTTGTGCTGCAACAGTGTCACTAAATAGACAAAGGGAAAACTAATATATATACACCACCTGGAAACCAATGTTGACATCACACTGGCCACTGATCTGTTGTTAGTGAGACAAGTGACTTCTCGagctgtttctgtctttctgcctgTGGCTTGCACATGTTTGTGCTGGAGtgaatgttttgattttcaggTAGTAATCTGTTTGTGTTGTCTGTGACACCCAATCCAGGGTGAAGTCACTATTTTGAAAGGAGGCATGTCAAGGACGAATTCCTGTGAACTAACCACACAATGACAAGCGCTTAAATAACATGTATTCATTCTGGTCAGTGCATGTGGCAGCTTGTGAGGCCGTCGTGTGTCTGTGGTTTTGTGATGAGGACCTGCTTAATAAAACTGTTATGGCTTTACAGGTAGAACCAGAGAGGAATATGTGTACCTCATACACAGCCAAAGgtgaatgattaaaaaaaattaccactttctaataaggTACCCTTTTCAAAGGGGTTCTAAGTAACTATTGGCttcattaatgattaataaataatttgctACTGGTTAGACCGTTTAACCGCTTATTTCCAGAAAAGGGAAACAGACAATGTGGACATTTTATCAATTTTTCACTTAAAACTGCAGACTTGTTGCTTATAACTCTGTATTAATAACATTTATATCTTAAGTCTTATTAGACGGCTTGTTAGAAAGTGAGAAACACATGATGTTTATTAATGGATAACCAACATTTATAACTGCACTATTACCaagtaaaaagaagaaagaaaaaacacaagccACTGGCCCAACCCAAAATTTGTCCTTAATAATGGCTTTTGGCATTAGTAAATCATTTATTGATCAGTAATTAAGACATTGGTTACAAATCGTAGGCCCTTTATTAGACAGTGGTGCTTGGCAGGCATATTAACCTTGGACAATAGATTTGAAAAACATTCGCCCTCGTTCAGATATGTGTCAGTGTACTTACTTCAATCACTGACACACATAAATCACTTTAACTGCGGGCACCTGCTCTTACTGTCTCACCCTTTCTCTGACTCTCTGTCAAAATCAGTGTTGTGAGATTATGAGCACATTACATTCTGCGGATATTAGATCAGATAAGAGTTTTCAGTAGCTCACTTTTTAAAGCACACACCTGTAAGCCATGAAAACGAAAACCCTTCAGTTCTTGAGTTATTCGGTGGTACTGTGTAGTACATCAACATTCAAGACTCACAAATTGATGCCAACATAATAAACTGCATGCACAGATTTATGAATACAGCGTACTACAGTAATGCCTGTCTATACACATACAGAagttacataagaacaatcCTTACAGTTTCATGTATTCATAATATATTGCAGCCTTGCAGTTGCTGACAATCAGCTTCTTCCACACTTTTGTAAGCTCCAGTTAAACAGTACTTTGTTGTCTGGAAGGTCTGGGTCCAGCGGTAACTCATGAAAAGGGACACAGTCACCATGATTACTTATAAAGTTCCTGTGTGCAGTTGTTTGTAGAGGAACATATAGTTTTCCAGTCATTTGTTggaggaagaaaaataaatattcttaGTTGACTGCAGGTGTAAAGAACAAAGCTGTCTAAATACAGAAAGGATAACACCAAATGCTGTGTGATGTGACTGTAGAATTCATGTGTGTTCTCCTGTTGAATTATTTATCAATGTGCCTCAGAATCATGTAACAGATTTTGCTAATGAAAATAGTTTGTGGTGAAACTATGATGTGCAGTAGAAAAGAGACAATGAAGAAAAAGCCTTCAAAACGCTCGcaatttgtttgctttttatgtGTGCCAGTCAAACAAAGTACAGCATGTGAGTAAATTGTTGACTGAGTAATATGTTGTCAAGGTAGTGACATACTGTTGAGGATTTACAAGTCTCCCATTTTGAGTTATTGAAATTAAAACAGAGCTAAGTGTTGTAAATAGAGCTTTACTTCTGGGCCCAGTGCTTCTTTGCAAGCTGGTTCATGTATTTTCTTTAAAGTAAGCAAACAGTGTGCATTCACAGTATGTCAAATCAGAAATgttaagggggaaaaaatctatgATTTGTGTATCGATTCTGTGCTGGGGATCCTCACGGGTATACTGATGAATTTTTCCCActtttttgtacatgtacatTCTAGTTAATccaatataattatatttaatttaaatcttaAATAGTTGCTAGTAAATATCTGTCCGACACATATTACTGAGAAAACTATTTAAACACTGCTCAGCATTTCAGTAATGTAAACTGTTGCACCAAGACGTAAAAATAACCCTGTGAAGACGTCAGCCTAATGAGGACCTAAGGAGGTTGCATAACTTCTCCTGAAGgcctctctctttctacacAACCAAAAAGCATTTGCATGGGAGGCGGCAGATAATGTTGCTGAGACAGTAAAGATCACTGAGTCAGGGATGAATTCAAAGGTTCAAAATagaaacagttttgttttgattcaAGACATTATTTTGTGCTATTTATggcatctgtgtgtttattatCATTGTACAATACATCCCACCTCAAAATATTTAATCGGCCACTAATTACAGTATTTTGACAGCTCTGTTTTGAAACCATGTTACCAGTGTCTCAGTATTTAACTGGAGCGTTATGGTTTTGcacaaacatgtgtgtgttagtcaTCATCGGTATGTTTTTCTAGTGTACTATAGATTTGGCTTCACATGTCACTTCATGCACATCTGGTCCCACCCTCTGAATGCACACATTCTGTCTTTTCACCTGTAAGCACCTAAAGTATGAAAGATTCTGTCGTAAATGTTTATAGGATTTTCTTTCCCCTTTAATATGCTTAAATATAGGTGATAACGTTCAAGTTCTCTCATGTTTCCTGATAAGAGGAAGCAGCAATGAAAGAAGGACCGAAAGCAGGCCCCTGCCTGTTGCTGGTTGGGAAAGTTTCTATTTTGGTCTTGTTACTTCCGAGGTAAAGCGAACAAGCTGCAAgacaaatggggaaaaaatgtagtgaagaaacaataaacatttcaaacaagAGTGGTTATCCACAGGAGGATAGCAATGTCAGCTCTTTGTCCTACTGCACTTATGTACTAAGCATTTGGGGACCACTTCAGAAACCAGAATTATACTCACAAGAC
This genomic window contains:
- the LOC123972789 gene encoding forkhead box protein F2-like, whose product is MTTESSKQHLDPSNPLRSSPAAGALNAALLSAQPVMESPQNASTKWKKGNSGLRRPEKPPYSYIALIVMAIQSSPTKRLTLSEIYQFLQARFPFFRGSYQGWKNSVRHNLSLNECFIKLPKGLGRPGKGHYWTIDPSSEFMFEEGSFRRRPRGFRRKCQALKPMYRMMNGIGFGASMLPQNFEFQSPSGSLACHNSYNIDLMGNTVPGVFEGLGGGHHVPHMSSGSGSSYMAACQVASNADYCPDSSSSPVQSSPAMAGTLDCQSPYGNAASHWSSPGVTSYIKQQSLASSSTSSSALHAGMPSYSLDQGYLHHNARDSSDISVGLSRYSSHSAPVCDRKDFVLNLNGISSLNPSTSGSYYHQLHHHHQSVYQDVKPCVM
- the foxq1a gene encoding forkhead box protein Q1a, which codes for MKLEVLCGSHYDMKHFEMSSDAEGSVRSPLSAEEELGSDGDCVAHSPPPAPCTSTKSKPYTRRPKPPFSYIALIAMAIRDSTTGRLTLAEINDYLMKKFPFFRGTYTGWRNSVRHNLSLNDCFLKVLRDPSRPWGKDNYWMLNPRSEYTFADGVFRRRRKRIHKKFSRESEVSEHAVEPQSVQQSAPATKTDSRVKFTSSFAIDSILSTPFKRDSHKEHLPLHPAFTWPRNTELMVPHSNTPASFPYVKSPCHMDSSAAHVSNACDYGLLLRTCDITNKCGLFFI